One part of the Nymphaea colorata isolate Beijing-Zhang1983 chromosome 8, ASM883128v2, whole genome shotgun sequence genome encodes these proteins:
- the LOC116259627 gene encoding metalloendoproteinase 2-MMP-like has protein sequence MVANLHFTFFTVKHPNCRKPFDDRGGTLAHSTYPPVGKSHYDADEIWVIDHQKLAEMEGSRDLQSLALHEIGHLLGLALLRKGTTLPKKGSTVKELKMERSSVVMVKELKMERSSVVMAKELKMEKRYKNLSN, from the coding sequence ATGGTCGCCAATTTGCATTTCACATTCTTCACGGTGAAGCACCCAAATTGTAGAAAGCCATTTGATGATCGTGGGGGAACGCTGGCACACTCAACCTATCCGCCGGTTGGCAAGAGTCACTATGATGCAGATGAAATATGGGTGATCGACCATCAGAAATTGGCAGAAATGGAGGGATCGAGAGACCTGCAATCTCTCGCCCTTCATGAGATCGGCCATCTTCTGGGGTTGGCTCTCTTAAGGAAAGGGACGACTCTACCAAAGAAAGGCTCAACAgtaaaagaattgaagatggaaagaagCTCAGTGGTAATGgtaaaagaattgaagatggaaagaagCTCAGTGGTAATGgcaaaagaattgaagatggaAAAAAGATACAAGAATCTCTCAAATTAA
- the LOC116259628 gene encoding metalloendoproteinase 5-MMP-like produces the protein MPHHSLGKTWPELRQLSGFGTGHNHSVLPSLKKYLYRLGYLDTVGDIGAFPRVFDEHLQAAIKIYQLFFNLNATGILDSATMHHLIQPRCGVRDIIKPPIWAKIHRNINVIGNSISTLCKLNGARWPASRRNFLYKIWRTADLERKRNNLPYPIEDLRPVFRAAFETWAAVSPFVFVETLLRPDNLHIVFYRGKHVSCPMAFDGRGGSLAHSFDPPIGITHYDADDLWAIDPQKLAETEGSNDLQSVALHELGHLLGLDHSSVPEAVMHPSLKPQTRKVELHDCNHQGSVSRRLIDSQGFDMALYPQGLVILRV, from the exons ATGCCCCACCATTCTTTAGGAAAGACTTGGCCAGAACTCCGGCAGCTTTCTGGCTTTGGCACAGGGCACAACCATTCAGTGCTCCCTTCCCTGAAAAAATATCTTTACCGTCTTGGTTATCTGGACACAGTTGGGGACATAGGAGCGTTCCCTCGTGTTTTTGATGAACATCTCCAGGCAGCCATCAAGATATACCAACTGTTCTTCAACCTCAATGCTACAGGAATACTCGACTCTGCAACAATGCACCACCTGATCCAACCGAGGTGCGGCGTAAGAGATATCATCAAACCCCCAATCTGGGCAAAAATCCACCGGAATATTAATGTTATCGGCAACTCAATTTCAACGCTCTGTAAGCTCAATGGTGCTCGCTGGCCAGCATCAAGGAGGAACTTCTTGTACAAGATCTGGAGGACGGCCGACCTTGAAAGAAAGAGGAaca ACCTGCCATATCCTATAGAAGATCTGAGACCAGTGTTCCGTGCAGCATTTGAAACATGGGCCGCCGTCTCGCCGTTCGTGTTCGTAGAGACGTTATTGAGACCAGACAATCTACACATCGTCTTCTACAGAGGGAAGCACGTAAGTTGTCCGATGGCATTTGATGGTCGTGGTGGGTCGCTGGCGCACTCTTTCGATCCACCGATTGGGATCACTCACTACGACGCAGATGATTTATGGGCGATCGACCCTCAGAAATTGGCAGAAACAGAGGGGTCGAATGACCTGCAGTCAGTAGCCCTTCATGAGCTCGGCCATCTGTTGGGGTTGGATCATAGTTCAGTCCCTGAAGCAGTCATGCATCCTTCCCTGAAACCTCAAACAAGGAAGGTGGAGCTCCATGATTGCAACCATCAAGGCTCTGTATCCCGACGGCTGATTGATTCTCAAGGCTTTGACATGGCTCTGTATCCTCAGGGCTTAGTGATTCTTAGAGTTTAA